The genomic stretch CGGCGGCCTGCCGGACCCGGTCGCAGCCCGTCTGGGGGAGCTGCGGGAGCTGGTACTTGCCAAGGAGGCGCATCTGGGACTTGCTCTGGATGGCGATGCTGACCGCCTGGGCGTTATTGACGCCGACGGCACCTTTATTTCGCCCAACCAGATTCTGTCGCTTGTCTGCTACCACCTGCTTGAGAAACGGGGCTGGCGGGGCCCCGTGGTGCGGACGGTGGCAACCACGCACCTCGTTGACCGGATCGCGACGGCGTACGGGGAAGTCGCTTACGAGACGCCAGTAGGGTTCAAGTACATCGGCGCCTACCTGCGCGAGCACGGCTGTGTCTGCGGCGGGGAAGAGAGCGGCGGGCTTTCGATCCGCGGTCATGTTCCGGAGAAAGACGGGATTTTGGCGGGCCTTCTGACCGCAGAGATTGTTGCCACCCACGGCAAATCGTTAGGCGCTTTGCTGGCAGACCTTGCCACCCGCTTCGGCCGTTTGGTAAGCGCACGGGTTGACTACCACACCACACCGGAAGAAAAGGAGCGCATCCGCCGCCTCCTGAGAGACTTTTGCCCGGCAGAGTTTAACGGCGCGGCGGTGGTCAAGCGCACGACAACTGACGGCGTTAAGATTGAACTGGCGAGTGGCGCCTGGTTCCTGATCCGCGCTTCCGGTACAGAGCCTGTTTTTCGCGTCTACGCTGAGGCAGCCACAACCGATGCGGTTACCGCCCTTCATGAAGCAGTGCGGCGGGAACTGAAACTTCCGGCGGCGTAAAGGCGGGATGCTTCCGAGTTTTCGAAGCCTCCACGCCGCGCACGTAACCATTTCTCCCTGGCCTGCATACCGGTAAAGGGGAGGTGGGAGCTTTGTTCAAAGCTTCTGAACTCGCGCGGCGGGATTTCATCAATATTGTTGACGGGCGCCGTCTCGGACCTGTCGTTGACCTGCATATCGACGAGAAAGGAAGCGTAACCGCACTGGTGGTCCGGAAGGGGAGGCGGTATTTTGGCTTGTTCCGGTGGGGGCGTGACCTGATCATTCCCTGGCAGCAGGTGAAAAAGATCGGGGTGGATGCTGTTCTGGTCGAAATGATGCCTCAGGAGTGAAGGCGAACGCGAGCTTGCGCTTATTGACAGGGCTGGTGACCGCTGCTAAAATTAACGGTGAATTTTGGTCGAGGGAGCGTGCACGATGACGAAGCGCCTGTTTACGTCGGAATCGGTTACTGAAGGGCACCCGGACAAGATGGCCGACCAGATATCGGATGCGATTCTCGATGCGATTCTGGCCCAGGACCCCGAGGCCCGGGTGGCGTGCGAAACCTTGGTCACCACTGGCCTCGCTTTTGTAGCCGGGGAGATTACGACCAGGTGTTACGTGGATATCCCCACGATAGTGCGCGAGACGATCCGGGATATCGGTTATACCCGGGCGAAGTTTGGTTTTGACAGTGAGACCTGCGCCGTAATCACCAGTATTCAGGAACAGTCGCCGGATATTGCCCTCGGTGTGGACAAGGCGCTGGAGATCAAGAGCGGGCAGGACCAGGATCCCTACAGCTCGATCGGCGCGGGCGACCAGGGCTTGATGTTCGGTTATGCTACCAACGAGACAGAAGAGCTGATGCCTCTTCCCATCGTCCTGGCCCACAGGCTGGCCCGTCAGCTGGCTGCAGTTCGCAAGAACGGTGAGCTGCCATACCTGCGGCCCGATGGGAAGACCCAGGTGACGGTTGAGTACGACGGTGACCAGCCGGTGCGGGTCCACACCGTACTTGTTTCCGCCCAGCACCACCCGGACATCGACCTGCTGACGATCCGGGAGGACATCCTTACCAGGGTTATCCGTCCGGTTATCCCGCCGCATTTACTTGACAGCGAGACGCGCTTTTTGGTGAATCCCACCGGCAGGTTTGTCGTTGGCGGCCCGCAGGGAGATACGGGGCTTACGGGGCGGAAGATCATGGTCGATACCTATGGGGGTATGGCTCGCCACGGGGGCGGCTGCTTTTCGGGAAAAGACCCTACGAAAGTGGACCGCTCGGCAAGCTACGCCCTGCGTTACGTAGCGAAGAACGTTGTGGCGGCGGGCCTGGCCGACCGCTGTGAGATCCAGGTTTCGTACGCCATCGGTGTCGCGCGCCCGCTTTCCATTAGCGTTGAAACCTTCGGCACCGCCAAGGTACCGGAAAAAAGGCTGGTAGAGCTGGTTCACAAGCACTTCGACCTGCGCCCGGCCGCAATCATCGACCACTTCGACCTGCGCCGGCCGATATACAAGCAGACGGCAGCCTACGGCCATTTCGGCCGGACCGATATCGACTTGCCGTGGGAGCGGACCGATAAGGCTGAAATCCTGCGGGCAGAAGCGTGATCCAGACGGACGGCGGCGGCCAAGTGCCCCGTCGCAGCCGTAGGCCTCCTTTTTCCTTTTGCGCTTTCCTTTTCCCGGCCTTTAAACGCGAGCCTTAGACCTTTCGCCGACCATTGCCTTTTTTATGCCGGTTGAACACCGGCATTTTGCTTTTCCGGCAGGGAAAGGAAGATTGTTGTCGAACTAAACGATGGTGGGAAATGTGCGGCGACGAGCGGTTTTGCACCTAGCTTACACCTGGCTGGTGATTCTGCTCGCTTTTTCTCTGCTTTACGGGACAGCCGGGGCGCTTGATCTCGATGCCCTCTGGGAAATAATGGTCACCGGCCTTCTCTGGTTGACCGCCGAGGGCTTGACCGTTTCCTTGCCGCAGGGGCAGCTATCTGCGGGGTGGGCGGTGGCGCTCACCCTTTTTTTGACGCACGGTCTTCCTGCCGTGATTTGGACGGGCTGGACGGTGACCCTTTTAGGACAGCGGCTCTTTGGCCGGGGAGAACCCTGGCGCGCCAGCCTTTTTAACAGTGCCCAGTGTGTGGTGGCTTTCTGGGTTGCTTACCTGGTTTACCTTGAGGCCGGGGGTGCGGTTCACCACAGAGAGGCCTTTACCAATACCTTATCGGTTCTCGCTTTCACGGCTACCTATTTTGTGGTCAATCACCTGCTAATCTACCTCTACCTTCTGCCGCGGCGGCGTTACCATCCGTTGATGCTTTGGCGGGAGACGCTCAAATGGGACGCGGTTACCTATCTTTTTACGCTCCCGCTGGCCTACATTATGGTCATTCTCTGGAAGGCAATGGCTTTCTGGGCGGCGGTGCTCCTTTTCATTCCGGTCCTGATTCTGCAGTTCGTTCTCCGCCTTTACGTGGTGCTCTGGCTCACCAACCGGGAGCTCTACGCGCTCTACCATGTTGCGCGGCGCCTCGGGGAGACCCTTTCCCTGGAAAAAACGCTTGATTTCATTCTCGAAACCGTCCGGCGGGTGGTCTCCTACCGCACCGGGGTGATCTATATCTGGTCGGCCACGCGCCGCGCTTTCGTGCCCGCCGCCGTGAGTGGTCCTTTTTCGCGGCGGATAAAGGAAAGCCTGGTTGGGCCAGAGAGTATACTGGGCTGGGTTGCGGAAAACCGGGAGCCCGAAATCATCTTCGACACCCGGGAAGACGTGCGCTTTAAGAACGAGGGGAGTTTTCTGGCGGCAGAGCGTTCCCTGGTGGTCATCCCGCTGGTGGCCGAAGATGAGGTGCTGGGGATTTTTGTCTTAGGGGAGCGGCGCCCGTACGCCTTTGACGAACGTGCTCTCTCACTGCTCACGATAATCGGGGGACAGGCCGCGGTGGCCATCAGGAACACGCAGCTTTTCAACCAGATCGAGCACCTGGCGCAAAGCGACCCGGTCACGGGGGTACTCAACCGGCGCTATTTCTTGCTCCGGTTGCAGGCGGCATGCGAGACGGCCCTGGAACGGGACGAGCCGCTGGCAGTCATTCTGGCCGACATCGACAACTTCGGCCGCTTTAACGAAGC from Thermodesulfitimonas autotrophica encodes the following:
- a CDS encoding phosphoglucomutase/phosphomannomutase family protein, whose protein sequence is MAKISFGTDGWRGIIARDFTFANVERVAAAIAAYLREAGLAERGVVVAYDNRFLADRFAAAAADVLRRWGIPVFFSEGALPTPVAAFAIKNRNAGGAVMLTASHNPPEYCGIKFIPEYAGPALPDITHRIEGFLAEPVAPPMVSPAPQQPLAPREDYFRHLLRLVDGEAIRRAGLKVVVDPMYGAGIGYLEALLEQLGATVTTLHNRRDPLFGGGLPDPVAARLGELRELVLAKEAHLGLALDGDADRLGVIDADGTFISPNQILSLVCYHLLEKRGWRGPVVRTVATTHLVDRIATAYGEVAYETPVGFKYIGAYLREHGCVCGGEESGGLSIRGHVPEKDGILAGLLTAEIVATHGKSLGALLADLATRFGRLVSARVDYHTTPEEKERIRRLLRDFCPAEFNGAAVVKRTTTDGVKIELASGAWFLIRASGTEPVFRVYAEAATTDAVTALHEAVRRELKLPAA
- a CDS encoding YlmC/YmxH family sporulation protein — its product is MFKASELARRDFINIVDGRRLGPVVDLHIDEKGSVTALVVRKGRRYFGLFRWGRDLIIPWQQVKKIGVDAVLVEMMPQE
- the metK gene encoding methionine adenosyltransferase, translated to MTKRLFTSESVTEGHPDKMADQISDAILDAILAQDPEARVACETLVTTGLAFVAGEITTRCYVDIPTIVRETIRDIGYTRAKFGFDSETCAVITSIQEQSPDIALGVDKALEIKSGQDQDPYSSIGAGDQGLMFGYATNETEELMPLPIVLAHRLARQLAAVRKNGELPYLRPDGKTQVTVEYDGDQPVRVHTVLVSAQHHPDIDLLTIREDILTRVIRPVIPPHLLDSETRFLVNPTGRFVVGGPQGDTGLTGRKIMVDTYGGMARHGGGCFSGKDPTKVDRSASYALRYVAKNVVAAGLADRCEIQVSYAIGVARPLSISVETFGTAKVPEKRLVELVHKHFDLRPAAIIDHFDLRRPIYKQTAAYGHFGRTDIDLPWERTDKAEILRAEA
- a CDS encoding sensor domain-containing diguanylate cyclase, whose translation is MRRRAVLHLAYTWLVILLAFSLLYGTAGALDLDALWEIMVTGLLWLTAEGLTVSLPQGQLSAGWAVALTLFLTHGLPAVIWTGWTVTLLGQRLFGRGEPWRASLFNSAQCVVAFWVAYLVYLEAGGAVHHREAFTNTLSVLAFTATYFVVNHLLIYLYLLPRRRYHPLMLWRETLKWDAVTYLFTLPLAYIMVILWKAMAFWAAVLLFIPVLILQFVLRLYVVLWLTNRELYALYHVARRLGETLSLEKTLDFILETVRRVVSYRTGVIYIWSATRRAFVPAAVSGPFSRRIKESLVGPESILGWVAENREPEIIFDTREDVRFKNEGSFLAAERSLVVIPLVAEDEVLGIFVLGERRPYAFDERALSLLTIIGGQAAVAIRNTQLFNQIEHLAQSDPVTGVLNRRYFLLRLQAACETALERDEPLAVILADIDNFGRFNEAYGPIVSDAALREVARVIRNVVRTHDLVARYGGDEFAVLLPGAAEGVAKTMAERLRQAVEGHLFGVEGVFEPLRLKISLGLAVFPSDGADLTAILQKAARALKEASSQGGNTVVAAGGIRDVGYFRPQ